AAGGGGTGTTACCCTTCAGTTACATGTGGCAAGAAAGTGCCAAGCCATCATGGCACCTACTAGCCTGTTTCTCTCTTGTCCTTTCTTGTTCCTACCTTGGTCAGGGGAGGCAATCAGTAACTCCTATGAACAATGAAAAAGGATTGTTTCCCAAAAGTGAGTCAAGAGAAGATGACGCAGGATCATGGTAACAAATGGGCTGTGCACATGATTCATGTAAATAGGATGGTGAGCAAGCTAGGTGGACTGACTTCTGCCCCAGTTCTCCTTTTTAACTTGAGGCTGCATCAGTGTAAATCATTGGTTAGGGTCTAAGAATAAATGAGTAAGTTCCTGAGCTCTTGAATTCATTTATCTCGAAAGGGATGTAATTAGCTTTCAGAAATTCAGTCAACATAGACTCAGGTGTAGAAGTTATggaaaactaaaactttaaagttttCCCATGGTGCAACGATGCTTATATCATCCTGTATGAAGATTGCTGTATATAAACTTGAAATTAAAGTTATTTGTGATGAATGTATGTACACAATACAATTTTCTATTTAGAAATGTACTGGAGCAGGACTTACAAGTTccttatgtgtatttatttatttgtggggttttttttaggggaggaggtaattaggtttacttattattCTTATTGTTTTACTGAACGGAAGTGTGGGGGATCGAACCcctgacctcatgcatgctaagcatgcactccaccactgagctataccctccccccttagaCATCCCTTATAAATTAAAGATACTAGTGTTTACTATTAATGTAAATAGATATGGATTTTTACAATTTTAAGTATAATTATCCAACTATTGATTTAGAAACAGGTTGATAAACATATATCAATATGTAGGGAAAATGCTTTTTATAAACTCTCTATATTTCAAGATCTCTATAACGATGTATATTCATCAGAATTAATTAACTGTTGCTGTCCTGAGTATTCTGTAAGAtgttattgttaaaaaaaaaatggaagtgcTTGCTTTTTTAAAGGGGAGGAGACATCCCTTTTGCCGCTTACTGGTGTATTCTAGGCAGTTTTGTCCTTCATTTGACAATACTGCCAGATCACTTATATATGTAGTGGTATGTGTCATTAATAATATTACAGTATTAATTTCCTTGAAATGAAAACACTTATTATGGGATTTTTATATCAATATCACAGCTACATTTAATGTTATGCTATGATATTTTCCTTAAACAACATGAATTTATTCtgtctttttaaagctgaaatttattttcaatttttaaataaaaagacaaacaggtaatttttgacttaaaaaaaaccaGAAGCCAGCTGAGCTGGTCAGTGGTTTAATTTATGATAGTCTGCAAGTCTCAGAGGACTAAGAATTGCTCATGGGATGATTTTGCTCACCAGGATTGTGTTCACATAGTCAGCAGTACCACttgataaacatttatttagtgcctACTGTATACATGTAGGTTCTGGGTTAGCGTTTCTGTATTTGAGAGGCTCAAATCTGAAGACCTCATGAATTGGATATATTTAGGATACTAAACTTTTGTTTGAACTTTTCATCTTCCCATAAATActtttttgtttgaatttttcatgttcttataaatatttatttaacacctGGAATGGTGAAGTTACCAGGCCGTGTTTTATGGTAGATACCACAGTGCAGAAGGGACAGTTTCTGCTTTTCCATTGCTTATACATAAATAAGGGAGACAGGTTTGCCTTGTAATTGCAGTGCAAAGCGAATTGGGTCATGTGGCATCAGACAGCTATAAATGGAAGAAAGTGGGGCTTCCGAAAGATCATGTCTAGTTGAAGAGCCCTGGGAACACTTTAGCTCAGATGACTTTTAAGTGTGACCTTGATTgaagcaggaaaggaaggaatgaaggaatgtTTAAGGTAAGATTATGTGACTACAGTTTGTATCAGGTACCTTGAATAGAGATCACTCTTAATTAGCTATTATAGAGATCTTGGGTTCTTACCCACAtttgccttttccttcccttACATTATTTCTACAtcaatttgaaaaacaaagtctACTATTTTAACACAAGTTAACACACCCCATAGAGGTGATGATAGATTTAAACTTACTGTATTTATCATTGGCCATATCAGTGTCTGGTATTTGCACTATACTTGGAGCCAGTTAAAGATCTCACTAAACTGGTGGGGGTATAtctcagtagtagagcatgtgcttagcatgtgcaaggtcggttcaatccccagtacctctactgaaaaaaagaaaagaaaagaaaaaaacgcTAAACTTTCTTAAGAGATTTATAAGGTAATGGGAGCAGattgtgaaattttgttttcttcttagtgGATTAATATACAGTAGTCATGTAATTTGTTTTCAAGTTGCCAACTAATGTCTTTCTATTTCCAGCAGGAGTCTAATATGGATTCAGAACTCAAGGATGTTTATAACAGGACACTTGCCGCAGAGAACAATACTGCTGGCACTCGGAATTCGGATTTCCCAGTCTGGGACGACTATAAAAGCAGTGTCGATGACTTGCAGTACTTCCTGATCGGACTCTATACATTTGTAAGTCTTCTTGGTTTTCTGGGGAATCTACTTATTTTAATGGCCCTCATCAGAAAGCGAAATCAGAAGACGACGGTCAACTTCCTCATAGGGAATCTGGCCTTCTCCGACATCCTGGTTGTGCTGTTCTGCTCACCCTTCACGCTGACCTCTGTCTTGCTGGATCAGTGGATGTTTGGCAAAGTCATGTGTCACATTATGCCTTTCCTGCAGTGTGTGACGGTTCTGGTCTCCACGTTAATATTAATATCGATTGCCATTGTCAGGTATCATATGATAAAGCATCCTGTGTCTAATCATCTGACAGCCAACCATGGCTATTTCCTGATAGCCACCGTCTGGACGCTAGGTTTTGCGATTTGTTCCCCCCTCCCAGTGTTTCACAGCCTCGTGGAACTTCAGGAGACGTTTGGCACCGCCTTGCTGAGCAGCCGGTACCTATGCGTGGAGTCCTGGCCGTCGGATTCCTACCGAATTGCTTTCACTATCTCTTTATTGCTGGTTCAGTATATCCTGCCCCTAGTTTGTCTGACTGTGAGCCATACCAGTGTCTGCCGGAGCATCAGCTGTGGACTGGCCCACAAAGAAAACAAGCTAGAAGAAAATGCGATGATCAACTTAACTCTTCACCCCTCCAAAAAGAGCGGGGCTCAGGTGAAGCTGTCCAGCAGCCGCAAGTGGAGCTATTCGTTCATCAGAAAACACAGGAGGAGATACAGCAAGAGGAAAGCGTGCGTGCGCCCGGCTCCGGCAAGACCTCCCCAGGAGAACCGGCCCCGGGCGTTTCCAGAACTCCCTGGCTCCGCGAAAAGTCAGCTGCCTTCATCCAGTAAGTTCATGCCCGGGGTCCCCACCTGCTTCGAGGTGAAACCCGAAGAAAACTCGGATGTTCCTGAGATGAGAGTCACCCGTTCTATCATGAGGATAAAAAAGCGATCTCGGAGTGTCTTCTACAGACTGACCGTCCTGATTTTAGTGTTTGCCGTTAGCTGGATGCCGCTGCACCTTTTCCACGTGGTGACTGACTTCAACGACAACTtgatttcaaacaggcacttcaAGCTGGTGTACTGTATCTGTCACTTGTTAGGCATGACGTCCTGCTGTCTCAATCCAATTCTATACGGATTTCTTAATAATGGGGTCAAAGCTGATTTGATGTCCCTTATACACTGTCTTCATATGTCGTGATTCTCTGTGTTTACTGAGGGAAGAACAAACGTTGGGATCATCTCAAATATGTTCACAATGACTATATATGGGTAGTAAACAAACTTTGTTAAACACAtggaattttatttatgtataaaatCTCTGGATTTGAATGTCAGTTCATAATATAGGGAAGATAATTTTAATACGTTATAATCCGATGCATTCATTTAGCTGCATAAAGTCATTGTCAATCCAATCtgtaattccattaaaaaaagtagttatattactttttatttcagcTTGTCTTGTGAACAAATGAATTGTATGTTCTTGCTTAAAATAAAAGTTAGCTCTAACCatctcagtatgtttttcaaaattataataagcaaaaataatttaCTAGGGCCCGTTTAATTTCCAGTATGAAGAATATCTATTAATCTTCATTTTTACTTCACAGACTTCTTAGTATTTAGtgtgtgaaaatacagaaagtattttccatattttagtATGCCCAGCAAACCATAACTAAGTAACAGGTACACACCCAAGTCATGACTTTAACTAACTCTGGATACAGTTTTGGAACTCCTACAGGAAAATGCTTTCTTCCTAGTATTGATAATAAGTCAAATTGTCAATTTATCCCTTAGTAATCGTAGTAATACAGTTAATTTAtcaattaaaaacagatttttaaatcttttctagACTTATACCATGATATTAACACTATCAAATAAAGATTGTTTTCATATACCTCTTTTATATTCTAAGATGTGAAATATAAATGATATCTGTATTTCCAAGTATtaaataatggtaaaaaaaatacttaaaatttctaCAGGGAATAAAAAAGACTAGTTGATTTTTTTTGGCCAAGATAATAAAATGATTGatatattttttactattttgGGACTGAGGTCTCATATGCTATCTTACTAAACTGAGGCCAGTCTTTTCAACTagagctttttgtttcttttgaccagtttgtttgtttgtttatataacTGGGTCCCTGaaaataattgaatattttcACATAGGCTCAGATGTGCAAAATAATAATGCTGTCTTCAGGTCCCATCACTGACTTAGCCGTCCTCCATGTTGATTCCTGTTCATAAGGGAAAAcaactaaacaaaacaagaaactgTTTCAGTGTTCAAGTAATAGATAATTCTGGTAATTACTGAGTCAACTCAAAGGCCAGTCTTGCCCCCGGGGCTTTCTTTTGGCCCCTCCTTCCCTAGGTGACACCCACACGTGGGGGAAACGGAAGATGCTGCTGGTCCACACTTGCGCTCTGGGGGGGCTCCTGCCTGACTCCAGGTGATAAGTAATTAGTCTTGCCTGATCGCTGTGTTGCCTCTGCCTGTGCTGTGTTCGTAGCAGGGTCAGAGCCCGAGGGTCCAGCCCCGACAAGCCTCCCGGGCAAAGACGTTGTAAACTCACTGACTCTGGTTCATTGAATCTCAGCCACATCCTCCAATTTGTTCTGAGCCTGGGCTCTCCACTCTGTGGGGTCCGGCCCCTGTCAAGTCTAGGGACTATCCAGGAACTTTAAATTCACCAGAAGAACTCTTGAGAAACTTGAActtctgttagagcaggcagatagctagatatgagcagagaaaatgGGACACAGGCCACATGGCAGGAattgggaagaaaggagggacacaggccaaataCAGGAAACCCTACATTATGTAAGCACCtggtcagagaaagaaaagcagtggTCACAACTCTGGGGGTGATAAGCAGCCCGgagccaacaaagaaaggtggaaaaaggcaggaatctccagtgtcctaatgtaaccttttactcattatgctctcatttcaataaaattagccttgcagattagaggTAACCATCACATAACGACatcatgacacttctgatccagaccaAATAGCGAcagaaatccctcctcccttcaggaaggtggagctgggatgaaaatcagggaatcagaccccaaacccctcccctcccccaatgaatattctgcccattcattttacaccctatgtaaccaacttgccaaagaaactccgggcagccactcacctgcccgctctccccttgggAGTgcactatccatcccttaataaatcctcactttactttattaacctctgtgtcttgtctctgaattctttctgggatgggaaaGAACCTGGACACCGGTTGCATCTACTGGCAACACTTCTACTGCGCACATGGCACAGGCAGCATGGGCTTCCGGGGTTGCTTTGCACAAACACTGTGAGCTCCCATGTCCGTGCTGTTGTGCTCACACCATGTGGCTACAAAAGTGTTCTGCTTTTCAGTCCCTTTCTAGATATTCAAATGTGAAATTAGGTTAAAGTCCCTTCTGCTTTTAGCTTCCCTCTAATCTGTCTGGGGCCATCTGACTGCCGCCCGCCCCGCCAAGTTTTGATATGGTAGCAGAGAGACACAGCGAACAAACTCTGGTTCACTTtggcttttccttcctttccttcttcttatTCTAAGGGCATCTGCTTCTTCCTGCCCACCAAGAATGGCCCTTGCTAATAAAaccttcattttttcccctgcGCTGTAGTTTATGGTAAAACCACATTCAGAATACCTAGGTTTGTTTTTGGAAAACGAAGCTTTTATGATTTAAAACTTCTATCTCCTTTAAACGCTTGGATTCAAAACTGTTGTCTCACCCCAGAccccaaacaaaaaaatcttttaaatcagtctctgatttaaaagaaatacttATTTTCACTTTCACTACGGCAATCGATTTCAAGGTTTAACTTTAGTAGCCAAAGTGGGAAAAGTTCGGTGATACGGGCAAATATAAACACATAGGGGGGTATTTTATCCTGTTAGAGTGACTTACATTAGCAAATGTACAACGACTGTCAGACTTCACAGATTTTATGGTTGCTGATAGATGACTTTAGTTAAACTGGATAAACTAATTCTGGGCTCTTCAACTATTGAACTCAAAGGAAGCCATTTATCTTCCCCAACTAGAAACGACTGAATGTTTTTAACAATCGAAAGTTGAGAAGTTTAAATGGATTGCTGGATAGAAGTCATTAAGAGGACTGATTGATGGTTTCAGGAGATGATTGTGAATAATGATTTCTTCAATGGAGACTTGCTTTGTGAGTTAAACAATTTGTATTCAATCTACTTTCCATTGCTCAAGAGCTgattatctgactttttttccttattgtctCTCAGTGTCTAAGTTGATTGCTTGTTTCATAACAACTCTGCAAAGCATGGCTAGTAAGTGGTGATGAAATTATAAATGGTCAGCCTGGTCTCTGTGATCACTAGATTTTAACAATTATTTAGAAGTACTTAATTCAGGAAGAGATGTTAAATTGAGTTTTGGtggctattttaaattattcttgataGCTGTGGATAATaaaacactaaattaaaaaaaagtaacctGGGAAATGCACAGAGtatctaaaataattaaatggtGAAGAAATGTATGTATgaggattattttattcattatttattaaatacctactgTGTACCAAGACCTCTTCTAGGTGTTTGGGACACAgcaatggaaaaaatgaaaaaatccaTCCTACTTTGATGTTTGACTTCTGGAGCCAGGGATGGGAGTCAGTGGCATGAAGTGGACAAACATACGTGATAAGAACAATACAAGGTGAATTACATAGTAATGATATAGTACATAGATTGGTGTACTTATTTCCTGGCATGCCTTAAGCTGGGTGGACTGAAGCAATAAAAACTCACTGTCTGACAGTTCTGAAAGCTAAAAATCTGAAATCAATACGTCTGCAGGGCAATGCTCCAATGAAACTTGCCTCTtcctgttactgagtccaagctcataTTGCTTACCACACGACTGGCCGGTAAAGCAAGGGACAAGTAGCTGGGGAAAGGAATAGCAACttcatttggaaagccagcagaccgagaagatggtggACCATCTTGCCTAAGTTAGAGTCCATACTTCTTTTATACTCAAAAGGGAGGGTGTAAAATCGAAAATTTCCTGGCTCCTGTCAGTCTCCAGAGAAGATGTGTTGATTTCTTCCAgcctgcagccattcacaggtgAGCCTGGTCAGGGTGTTTCCTGCCAGCTAAActaaggtattttagcttaatgctcattacctggggggcagggttcccagagatgggccactatgtataatttaagcttataggcaacatccctttagtgattaactttgaaggcaatagaatacaaagattaaagtaaaagaagcagatccaatatggagtcagatttgttcttccctatttcGCTCCTAGTTTCTGTCATTAGCTGGCAATTTTTGGTGGTCCTGGAAGGTGTATacctccatctctgcctttatctgtgtgtgtatgtttatatacatataaactatatatatatagttgactcttgaacaacatgggtttgaactgtgcagatccacttatatgtggattttttttcaataaatatattgggaAAATGGGTATTTATGACAATTTGAATACACTCACAGATGAACTGCACAGCctagaaatagcaaaaaaaaaaatttaagaaaaacttaGATATGACATGAATGCataaaacatatgtagataccagtctattttatcacttgctaccataaaaaacacacaaatatattaCAAAAAGTTCCAATTTACCAAAACCCACGCACACAAACACTTACTGACTGTACATGGCACTATTCgaagtcagagaaatgcaaacccaaGTAAAGATGCAGTTGAAATCACACCTGGATAAAGTTAACCACAGTTCATTCTTAATAACTTTGTAGACACCCCCTGTTCATCCACATTTTAGTGAATCATTTCTTTGACTAATCTCTTTAtcccttatgtatgtatgtatgtatgtatgtatgtatttaaaggGAGTCTCAGCAGGTCCATTACACAAGTCTACATTTCCTAGTTGTCTCCTAGTTTGAAACTTCACATCCTCATCTTGGATTCAAGCTTGGATATCACTGCCATGTGAACTCCCTCATCCTTGAGATAAGACCTCCAGTGTGGCAGTAGTTTTCATCAAGCCTCAGCAAGTGACTTCAGGGCCTCAGCAAGTCTTGGGGGCTTGGATGGCTTGTGCAGGGGTTGTAAAGAGCCCCCTGCTCTCTGGAGGGAGGGGCGTTAGGACTGATGACCAGTGTCTTCCCTGCAGGGCGGGGAGCCAGAATAGAGAGCAGCGTTATTGCTCATGCACTCTGGTTCATCCTCTAATCCAGGCACATCTCTAGTACCTCTTTAAAATCAAACAAGCAAATAATTGAATTAAACCTAACACTTAGAAAGCACTACATAGTAATTAGTGTGATTTAAAAATTCATCGTCATCATTGTCATCTTCGGCATCATCAACAATAGATGCTCATTATTTGCCAAACACACTGGAGGCTCTTTGCCTGAATGGTCTCGTTTGCAACCTTGCCTTCGAGCACAGTGCTTACCCGGTACTGCTCTGGCCTCGTATTTCCTTACTGTGTCTGTAGACCTTCATGGAGCTCAAGAAGTGTTTTGTGCGATACAAATCACTATAGGTACAAATGGGTGCCGTTTAAATTGTTCCCAGGTGCACACTGAGCTGAAGTTCATGCAGGCAGTTTAAGTCAGAAGAGCAGGCTGGGGACGCAGTGACTCAATCAGTAAAGCACTTTGCTGAACACCCAAAACCACGGTGGTGCTTTTGACCATTATAAAGTTTGtcattgtttttagttttaattttttttgttgttttgttttttttttttttgattaggggggaagtaattaagtttatttatttattttttgatggagatgctggggatggaacccaggaccttgtgcaagctaagcatgcgctctaccactgagctacgtaCTCCcttctctttttagttttagaCTTAAGTTGTTTACCAGGGACCATTGTTTCATGGGAAGCATAAGCAACATGTAAATGAGGAGGATGAACAAGATGATAAGTGTGCAAATTTATCTCAGGGTGTTATGCAACAGCTTTAGAAGTtgcaatttctaattaaaaattttgtgtgGCCCATTTGGATGTCCTTAACCTAATAAAAACAttgataaataagaaaataactgaGCCTATATGATATATGATTTATTGTGAATAAATATTATCCAAATCCATGATGAACCTTTAGAGTAAAGTGCtctataaatagaaatttaaatgtcTAATATATCTgattatttaaaatcaaaatacgTAAGAATTTTCACTAAAAATCTGAATGCATGAAGTGCAAGTTGTAACAATTCCAGACATTAGGTTCTGAAAACAAggtgttttataaaaatattattgacTTCATTCCTCCTCACTATGAATTACttattttatatccttttctTTCAAAAGTGTCTATGTCAGTTAATTTTGCCTTTCATTCAGGTATTTCGTATTATTTAGCCAGAAGTATAGAGGCATACTGAAAATCAATTTTAATGTTACCCAGAGTTTTAAAGAGTAGATTTCCTCTTTTAGTAGTCtacagagataaagaaaaacacattaagTTAAACTGTATGAAATTGCCAGTATTCAATGCTTTTGACCTACAAAAGGTGGCACTACCATAAGCTTTAACCTATAAATAAAAGTCTGGAAATTTTCCAACATTGGCCAGATACAGAAGTTTCAGACTATTCCAAGaagatttttgtttcttcaaCTTCTTTACCTTTGTCTAATGCTTAATTTAGGCTTattagttatacatataaaaaaaaaaacctaagttaTATTAAATCATATTGGATTCATGTCAGGTACCTGTGACAAGAGGGAGCTGAGGATCTGTTAAGAATATCCCCTTAGAATCTAAGCTCTATGAGAACAGAGACTTGTCTAAATTATTCATCAGCAGATCCTCATAGTCCACTGCACATCCCGACACAGAACAGGTGACAGTAAATAAGTCCTGTCAGACGAAATCTATGGACGGACATATAGCAAGCCCTCACAAAGAATTAAACACATTTTGAGAATTAAGAGGGTCTATGAAGCCCTGGGGTTCTCAGTCACAAGATAGTCTTCAATCTAGGCTTCTGCCACTGAGATAATTTAACTATTTTCCATGTTTGTGCTTCTCTCTCTGTAACTACAAGCTCTCTGTACGTCCAGCTTCCTCCATCTACTTGTTCCCTTCCTGCCTTCTCCAGAATTCAGCTTGCCATGACTCCCCTCTCTTCCCAAGCTAATGTCACCCAAGGATCTCAAATGTAATAGCTGGCATCTCTTAATGGTGCCCTCTTGACTTTGCTTACACTGCTGACTGCTTCATTATTTTCATAATTGGGACCAAGCTTTAGTACCTGCCTAGATACATGGTATTTTTAGGCACAGTGGGGACAAACAAAATAGCCACATGCTCAAAAAATGTTTTGGGGCATCCTTTATTCCCCTGGGTCTAAAGATAGGAGGTCCAAAGTGGTGAATCtagagatgagagagaaaaattgGCTGGCGGGGAAGTCCCTGTGACCGGGGCAATAAGAAGCTTCAGGATAATGATTTCCATGGTTAGTTTTCTGTGGCCAGCGGTGCTGTGCTATGAGGTTGCCTTCTTCCTCATTATCACCTGCTCCATCTCCTCAGGGACATCTACAAGACGCCATCATCTTCCTTAAGCATTTGTTGAGGGGATGAATGAAGTGGATGAGCAATATTTCATATGAGGGGAATCCCAGATGTAGAGAGAGACTGAAGATAAAGGAGCAGGATGGCTGATAATGAGAACTAATGTTCAGCATGGATGAACTTTGGGGCGGATGCTTCCCCCCTAAATGTGAGATGAAGGCTTCTGCTTAAGACTAAGCACTGCTTGGGTTTATCTCTATGGCTGATGGAGCTTCACTCACCCCTCTGTCCCATTGGCTTCAGCTTTCTCCATACCTCTTCATTTCTGATGTTGCtcttttggggaaaaagaaaatctcctgCCAATCCAGTGACTCCTTTCTACAAAGGCAGAAGAGAATTTAACAGTTTTATTACTGGAAAAGCATTAAGCTGGACTTGATGGGCATCACAGGAAAATTGCTAAAAAGattataaagacagaaagaaatcttCCCCTTTTATAAAAATAGCCAGGCGTGTGCAATCCATCACCTCCATGTTCTCGGGGTCAGCGATAGCTTTTGGGTAGATAAGGGAACTGGACAGAACCGTTTGCTCTACGTAATTCATCTTACGTTCACTTGGTCTTGGTGTGACATCTctgttaggtaattttttttatccAATAGAAAATAAAGTACCGTATAACTCTATGACTAGCAGGAAAACCCCCACAGAGACAGGAGATAGTGTACTAGCCTTGATGTGTCCAATTCAAAGAGAGGTCCCCAAGGCCCTTAAGGGAAACATCCCTGGgctgtaaaaatgtaaaattgcaaagggctttttttttttttttttttgaagcctcTTAAAAGACTTACAAATCAAAGGGACGGGAAAGAATTTATCAATGATGTTTCAAAAAGAAATTATCTAAGAAGAGATTTCTTTCTCTTACAGCAATAGAGAAAactcctttttgttgttgtttttttttttacaattgttTTTACCTTTACACTGTATGACAGTGGTTCTCAGAAGAGGGTCATTTTGGCCCCCAGAGGTCATTTTACAATTGATGGAGGCTTTTTTGGCTGTCACAACTGGATGTGTAACCAAAGCTGTTGCCGGAGAATCATACCCCCGAATGGAAACCAATTTCTCTTACCTAAATTTCAGGAGGAAgttgcaaagagaaaaacaagaactggttagaaccaacaaggcccaagatggcagaggatctGACTTCCAAGataccttgagcttcattatacactcccTGTAATGCATTAGCTGCTAACTGACACACCCACATGTGCCATGACAGCTGACGATTGCTATGACAACAATCAGAAAAGTCCATACAAGGACTAAAAAGGAGAGCTGCATCAATTTTGAGTCCAAACCACATCCTCGTTCTTGGATAAGGCGTGAatattcctccctctctttccattTGCTTCCTTTTTATCTTGACCCTCCTATATATTTGGTGTCTCTGCTGGAATTGGGTTAAGAAGTTGATTTGCCAACTAAGTTCCACTTTTCCACTCTTTGGCCATTGAATAGAACCCGTGTTGTTC
The Camelus bactrianus isolate YW-2024 breed Bactrian camel chromosome 2, ASM4877302v1, whole genome shotgun sequence genome window above contains:
- the NPY5R gene encoding neuropeptide Y receptor type 5, yielding MDSELKDVYNRTLAAENNTAGTRNSDFPVWDDYKSSVDDLQYFLIGLYTFVSLLGFLGNLLILMALIRKRNQKTTVNFLIGNLAFSDILVVLFCSPFTLTSVLLDQWMFGKVMCHIMPFLQCVTVLVSTLILISIAIVRYHMIKHPVSNHLTANHGYFLIATVWTLGFAICSPLPVFHSLVELQETFGTALLSSRYLCVESWPSDSYRIAFTISLLLVQYILPLVCLTVSHTSVCRSISCGLAHKENKLEENAMINLTLHPSKKSGAQVKLSSSRKWSYSFIRKHRRRYSKRKACVRPAPARPPQENRPRAFPELPGSAKSQLPSSSKFMPGVPTCFEVKPEENSDVPEMRVTRSIMRIKKRSRSVFYRLTVLILVFAVSWMPLHLFHVVTDFNDNLISNRHFKLVYCICHLLGMTSCCLNPILYGFLNNGVKADLMSLIHCLHMS